One part of the Bicyclus anynana chromosome 8, ilBicAnyn1.1, whole genome shotgun sequence genome encodes these proteins:
- the LOC112048413 gene encoding 39S ribosomal protein L44, mitochondrial: protein MAFIRRYLPLVTGGFKNVYIGGQRKEIHRYVAPTLMVLKRREDKQGGKVIKPRNTFLEWNLEAEMYAFGKRLNENFDPDLLLQAFTDRSYVIKEEMKQKEMEFDIQMKDNRNLAEEGRKFMKQYIQLYLEAALPKFPIEGINGICDHLMSENVLANVSLHLGTKDIILADEYPVDNTTLANAFVAIVGALLHSSGEEQTAHFVRDFVITNLQGQDVNEFWHIEEPWIMLTDLIAKTGSNLEPRLIGEVGKNTLLACYRVGLYLDKKMLSSGFGETIATAKEMAAREALKKIFGTEENQYPINFKLNGIPKSSSKSRYQVSAS, encoded by the exons ggaAAGAAATTCACCGGTATGTGGCACCCACTTTAATGGTATTGAAAAGACGTGAAGACAAGCAGGGTGGTAAAGTAATAAAACCAAGAAACACATTCTTAGAGTGGAATTTAGAGGCGGAGATGTATGCTTTCGGCAAGCGCCTGAATGAAAATTTTGACCCTGATCTTCTACTTCAAGCTTTTACTGATCGGTCATATGTGATCAAAGAGGAAATGAAACAGAAAGAAATGGAATTTGATATACAAATGAAGGATAATAGGAATTTAGCTGAAGaag GCAGAAAATTCATGAAACAGTATATACAGCTATACTTAGAGGCAGCACTACCAAAGTTTCCCATAGAAGGTATAAATGGTATATGTGACCACCTTATGAGTGAAAATGTTTTAGCAAATGTGTCTCTGCATCTTGGAACAAAGGATATAATTTTAGCTGAT gaatatCCAGTAGACAATACTACATTAGCTAATGCCTTTGTAGCCATTGTTGGAGCTTTATTGCACTCTTCTGGTGAGGAGCAAACTGCACATTTTGTGAGGGATTTTGTTATTACAAATTTGCAAG GACAAGATGTAAATGAATTCTGGCACATAGAAGAACCTTGGATAATGTTGACTGATCTGATAGCTAAAACTGGCAGCAATCTTGAACCAAGGTTAATTGGAGAGGTTGGGAAAAATACACTACTTGCCTGCTACAGGGTTGGTCTGTACTTAGACAAGAAAATGTTATCTTCAG GTTTTGGTGAAACCATTGCAACTGCCAAAGAAATGGCTGCAAGAGAAGCTTTGAAGAAGATATTTGGCACTGAAGAAAATCAATATCCAATTAACTTCAAGCTAAATGGCATACCAAAATCAAGCTCTAAATCAAGATATCAAGTGTCTGCCAgttga
- the LOC112048414 gene encoding centromere protein J, with amino-acid sequence MDHSYSDADVSLSPSQILERLQMLRQWQLLQRGKLQKQQLQYHESSEITSTITELVSHFSNSTSYNTFRTLLQSSQDETDENSPQLRASIQNNISRKTGLQNAMDGVSVLNLSGESENIESSPISSRSIISEKQDTSNQQSVHVTDTKTLSKKQISLDDMPILSPKKDFEALISEKLKHEVTTVNPKQIQNGKKPFLKRGQGTARFGLKKNDFKIQNTRSLPWRKSGLVEKLSAKNNVNKSKENIQNTKVQVQIVVDKPKTVSPLKTNNLPLLKKPANGVSSTYQTGNNDQILPTSKQIDNISNNGNSSNVSDNILDPVIKYPKGKHPLSTNKEKTWAAMFTKEQDDFLRKLKQSEYYKNFASPAKSTLSDISCDEQLSNIQQSREDTEQNMFELIENKVSHESFAIDNSFFSRFLRKDDLECSGESTPQVLQKCLSKNPNLIHILPDLMQRKRNNESCSDVGTCDSDYTECSENCSSVSSCCSCKTVTQSILNTPCNQKDTNEKGPKIVHQTKNVTDDKKDVQCHNNSVTAANEEMNSNIAEMNSKLIATSELLKDRLRELEDEIETFRKENANLNKMREEIDLERQKFYEEKTSFEQKFNEEKILSEYYLAEEKEKLAKQKQMYERYVREMRGRLSKKEKDEVVNLKKEIHDLKEEIKLKDAKSTSTIARLRNQIKILEKDKKGLEDEVDKLNKENRRIQHSNEITRRLTNLKYLEQINKKLSNMATKDSQSEVKLDSDVKYRSYEIERQSRSRKSQQFTKTLPKPRAKSVPNLKVTSRYAKYFSQKDSKSDKDRFKTTHDENHEIFPGSYEDNVINSDNELNLDMSKINRSNSDSEEENNLEKIYNERFKSPSPYSKRTSTSTSDNSPEFINSKVGSCNDFFISKPATKLKQASSHEQMSYYMSSNASNSSTLSKRRSNEHRMTHEDSDPLRSNQRTKSPVSILSNHSSSSQKLGTVINKEVLSDARMIPSPEPGIKTSSARTNLNPIEIRKPDGTKELKFPNGNVKFISADNKYSKFIYYNGDIKENFYNEGRIKYYYAETKTFHTTHPDGLEVLEFPDGQVEKRYKDGSSEIRLPNGSVRYFDPKNDHVREEWRFPDGAALTVSASGEQRIVFPNGQIEVHAKDHKRREFPDGTIKLVYSDGTSETRYASGRVRIKDKHGNLIMDSSAS; translated from the exons ATGGACCATTCTTACTCAGACGCAGATGTTTCTTTATCTCCTTCTCAAATTTTGGAACGCTTACAAATGCTGCGGCAGTGGCAACTATTACAACGAGGGAAACTACAAAAGCAACAGTTGCAATATCACGAATCATCTGAAATTACTTCGACCATAACGGAATTAGTAAGCCACTTTAGCAATAGCACCAGTTATAATACATTTCGTACATTGTTACAATCATCGCAAGATGAAACTGACGAAAATTCACCCCAATTACGAGCAAGCATCCAAAACAATATATCCAGAAAAACTGGCTTACAAAATGCGATGGACGGAGTGTCTGTATTAAATTTGTCTGGAGAGTCGGAAAATATAGAGAGTTCGCCTATTTCTTCGAGGAGTATAATATCAGAGAAACAAGATACAAGTAATCAACAATCAGTGCATGTTACTGATACAAAAACCTTATCAAAGAAACAAATATCTTTAGATGATATGCCAATACTTTCACCTAAAAAAGATTTTGAAGCTCTGATTTCAGAAAAACTCAAACATGAAGTTACTACCGTTAATcctaaacaaatacaaaatggcaaaaaaccatttttaaaaagGGGGCAAGGTACAGCTCGTTTTGGTCTAAAGaagaatgattttaaaatacaaaatacaagatCTTTACCTTGGAGAAAATCAGGATTGGTTGAAAAACTGAGtgcaaaaaataatgtaaataaatccaAAGagaatatacaaaacactaaagTTCAAGTACAAATTGTAGTTGACAAACCTAAAACTGTTTCTCCTTTAAAGACTAATAATCTTCCACTTTTGAAAAAACCAGCGAATGGAGTAAGTTCTACATATCAAACTGGCAACAATGACCAAATTTTACCCACAAGCAAACAAATTgacaatatttcaaataatggaAATTCTAGCAATGTATCTGACAATATTTTAGACCCAGTTATTAAATATCCTAAAGGAAAACATCCATTATCcactaataaagaaaaaacatggGCAGCTATGTTTACTAAAGAACAAGATGACTTTTTAAGGAAGCTCAAGCAAAGtgaatattacaaaaattttgcCTCGCCTGCTAAAAGTACACTTTCTGACATAAGTTGTGATGAACAACTATCAAACATACAACAAAGTAGGGAAGACACTGAACAAAATATGTTTGAACTAATAGAAAACAAAGTATCTCATGAAAGTTTTGCTATAGATAACTCTTTCTTTAGCCGTTTTCTAAGAAAAGATGACTTAGAATGTTCTGGTGAAAGTACACCACAAGTTTTGCAAAAATGCTTGTCCAAAAATCCAAATTTAATACATATCCTGCCTGACCTAATGCAAAGAAAACGAAACAATGAGTCTTGCAGTGATGTAGGGACTTGTGATAGTGACTACACAGAATGTAGTGAAAATTGTTCCTCTGTGTCTAGTTGCTGTTCATGCAAAACTGTAACTCAAAGTATTTTGAATACACCTTGTAATCAAAAAGATACCAACGAAAAAGGTCCTAAAATAGTTCATCAGACTAAAAATGTGACAGACGATAAAAAAGATGTACAATGTCATAACAACAGTGTGACAGCTGCAAATGAAGAAATGAATAGTAACATTGCTGAAATGAATTCCAAATTAATAGCCACCAGTGAACTGCTCAAAGATAGACTTCGAGAATTGGAAGATGAAATTGAAACCTTTAGAAAAGAAAatgcaaatttaaataaaatgcgtGAGGAGATAGACCTTGAGCGTCAAAAGTTTTATGAAGAGAAAACTTCCTTTGAACAAAAGTTTAATGAAGAGAAAATTCTATCTGAATATTATTTAGCAgaggaaaaagaaaaactagCTAAGCAGAAACAGATGTATGAGAGGTATGTAAGAGAAATGAGAGGTCGCcttagtaaaaaagaaaaagatgaagttgtaaacttaaaaaaagaaatacatgaTCTTAAAGAAGAGATAAAGTTAAAGGATGCTAAATCAACATCTACAATTGCACGTTTacgtaatcaaatcaaaattttggAGAAAGATAAAAAAGGTCTTGAAGATGAAgttgacaaattaaataaagaaaatagaagAATTCAGCATAGTAATGAGATTACACGAAGATTAACTAACCTCAAGTATTTAGAGcagattaataaaaaactttcgAACATGGCTACAAAAGATAGTCAATCAGAAGTGAAATTAGATTCAGATGTTAAATATCGTTCCTATGAAATTGAAAGACAAAGCAGATCTAGAAAAAGTCAACAATTTACAAAAACTTTACCTAAACCAAGAGCGAAAAGTGTGCCAAACTTAAAAGTTACTTCTCGGTATGCAAAATATTTCAGTCAAAAAGATTCAAAAAGTGATAAAGATAGATTTAAAACTACACATGATGAAAATCATGAAATATTCCCAGGGTCTTATGaagataatgtaataaatagtgACAATGAACTTAACTTAGATATGTCGAAAATAAACAGAAGTAACTCTGATAGTGAAGAAGAAAACAACTTGgaaaaaatatacaatgaaaGATTCAAATCACCATCTCCCTATAGTAAAAGAACTAGCACATCAACTTCTGATAACAGTCCGgaatttataaatagtaaagtTGGGAgctgtaatgatttttttataagcaaACCTGCTACAAAGTTAAAACAAGCATCTTCACATGAACAGATGTCTTATTATATGAGTTCAAATGCATCTAATTCATCCACTTTAAGCAAAAGAAGGTCAAATGAACATAGAATGACACATGAGGATTCTGATCCCTTAAGATCAAATCAAAGAACCAAATCTCCAGTTTCAATTCTTAGCAATCATTCATCTTCGAGTCAGAAATTGGGAACGGTTATCAACAAAGAAGTATTGTCTGATGCCAGAATGATTCCCAGTCCTGAGCCAGGAATCAAAACAAGCTCCGCAAGAACAAATTTAAATCCGATAGAGATACGAAAGCCAGATGGTACAAAAGAACTGAAATTCCCAAATGGTAATGTAAAGTTCATTTCAGCAGACAACAAATACAGCAAGTTCATATATTACAATGGggatataaaagaaaacttttacAATGAAGGCagaattaagtattattatgcAGAAACCAAAACATTCCATACAACACATCCTGATGGATTAGAAGTTCTGGAATTTCCAGA TGGTCAAGTAGAAAAACGTTACAAAGATGGTTCATCAGAAATAAGATTGCCAAATGGTAGTGTGCGATACTTTGATCCTAAGAATGATCATGTCCGTGAAGAATGGAGGTTTCCTGATGGTGCTGCTCTAACTGTCTCGGCCAGTGGAGAACAAAGAATTGTATTTCCTAATGGACAAATAGAAGTTCATGCTAAAGATCATAAG CGACGTGAATTCCCTGATGGAACAATAAAACTGGTGTACAGTGATGGTACGTCAGAAACTCGATATGCATCTGGTCGAGTAAGGATTAAAGATAAACACGGAAATCTGATAATGGACTCATCTGCTTCTTGA